Proteins from a genomic interval of Anolis sagrei isolate rAnoSag1 chromosome 1, rAnoSag1.mat, whole genome shotgun sequence:
- the ACTR3 gene encoding actin-related protein 3, with amino-acid sequence MAGRLPACVVDCGTGYTKLGYAGNTEPQFIIPSCIAIKESAKVVDQAQRRVMKGVDDLDFFIGDEAIEKPTYATKWPIRHGIVEDWDLMERFMEQVIFKYLRAEPEDHYFLLTEPPLNTPENREYTAEIMFESFNVPGLYIAVQAVLALAASWTSRQVGERTLTGTVIDSGDGVTHVIPVAEGYVIGSCIKHIPIAGRDITYFIQQLLREREVGIPPEQSLETAKAVKERFSYVCPDLVKEFNKYDADGTKWIKQYTGINAISKKEFTIDVGYERFLGPEIFFHPEFANPDFTQPISEVVDEVIQNCPIDVRRPLYKNIVLSGGSTMFRDFGRRLQRDLKRTVDARLKLSEELSGGRLKPKPIDVQVITHHMQRYAVWFGGSMLASTPEFYQVCHTKKDYEEIGPSICRHNPVFGVMS; translated from the exons GTATACTAAACTGGGATATGCTGGAAATACAGAGCCACAGTTCATCATCCCTTCAT gTATTGCTATCAAGGAATCGGCTAAAGTTGTCGATCAAGCACAAAGAAGAGTTATGAAAGGTGTAGACGATCTAGATTTCTTTATTGGGGATGAAGCAATAGAAAAACCAACATATGCAACAAAG TGGCCCATTCGTCATGGTATAGTTGAAGACTGGGACTTGATGGAAAGGTTTATGGAACAAGTTATCTTCAAGTATTTAAGGGCAGAACCTGAAgatcattattttctgttg ACTGAACCTCCTCTAAATACTCCAGAAAATAGGGAATATACTGCTGAAATCATGTTTGAGTCCTTCAATGTTCCTGGGCTTTACATTGCTGTTCAG GCTGTCCTTGCCTTAGCTGCATCTTGGACATCCAGACAAGTAGGAGAGCGAACACTGACTGGGACAGTTATAGACAGTGGAGATGGTGTCACTCATGTCATTCCTGTG GCTGAGGGTTATGTGATCGGCAGCTGTATCAAACATATTCCAATTGCAGGACGAGATATAACTTACTTTATTCAGCAATTGCTAAGAGAGCGAGAAGTAGGAATCCCTCCTGAACAATCATTGGAAACTGCTAAAGCAGTGAAG GAACGCTTTAGTTATGTGTGCCCTGATTTAGTAAAAGAATTTAACAAGTATGATGCAGATGGTACCAAGTGGATTAAACAATATACTGGAATCAATGCAATCTCCAAGAAAGAATTTACCATTGATGTTGGGTATGAGAGATTCTTGGGGCCAGAGATCTTCTTCCACCCTGAG ttTGCTAATCCAGATTTCACACAGCCTATCTCTGAAGTAGTAGATGAAGTTATTCAGAATTGTCCCATTGACGTTAGACGTCCACTATATAAG aatattGTTCTCTCTGGAGGCTCAACAATGTTCAGGGATTTTGGCCGTCGTTTACAACGAGACCTGAAAAGGACTGTTGACGCTAGACTGAAACTCAGTGAGGAACTGAGTGGCGGAAGACTGAAG CCCAAGCCTATTGATGTACAAGTTATAACACACCATATGCAAAGATACGCTGTTTGGTTTGGAGGATCCATGCTGGCTTCCACA ccTGAGTTCTACCAA